In a single window of the Leptospira sanjuanensis genome:
- a CDS encoding SiaB family protein kinase — MKNGGLHRQYDHSKKLKSVLYYQGAVTHEILGSLTEILKDRIANEKRKNKILNVFVEMAQNVSHYSLEKEGDYGVGLILVKEKSHILKLSTANFLSAETASVLRTKLEHFLSLTGEEVKELYQEKIKGERPEDSKGAGLGFLEILKKSDFPFRSAFEPTETGDFFFTLTVFFRLG; from the coding sequence ATGAAAAACGGCGGACTGCACAGACAATACGATCATTCCAAAAAGTTAAAGTCCGTCCTTTACTACCAAGGCGCGGTGACGCACGAAATCCTCGGAAGTCTTACGGAAATTCTCAAGGATAGGATCGCGAATGAAAAACGAAAGAACAAGATTCTCAATGTGTTCGTGGAAATGGCGCAGAACGTCAGTCACTATTCTCTGGAAAAGGAAGGGGATTACGGAGTGGGACTGATTCTCGTAAAAGAAAAAAGTCATATTCTCAAACTCTCCACCGCCAATTTTCTCAGCGCGGAAACCGCTTCCGTTCTGAGGACCAAACTGGAACATTTTTTATCCCTGACCGGAGAAGAAGTAAAGGAACTGTATCAGGAAAAGATCAAAGGAGAAAGACCGGAGGACAGCAAAGGTGCGGGTTTGGGATTTTTGGAAATATTAAAAAAATCTGATTTTCCGTTTCGTTCCGCGTTCGAGCCGACGGAAACCGGAGATTTCTTTTTTACTCTTACCGTTTTCTTTCGCCTGGGGTAA
- a CDS encoding beta-ketoacyl-[acyl-carrier-protein] synthase family protein, which yields MDKTKVNKNSRVVITGIGVVLPNTYSVDTFWKNLSEGNSQIDWITRFPTDDMPVKVAAEMNNFDWKKFLPDLNEKHAKNYNRETFAIMAAMEEARRDAKLEKDSVDPSKVGFIDSSSRASLAWWEHAWKLYHEEQNSGVFDRYSVLTSMASNPTNLTAIYANIQGFVTTITAACVGGHHAISLCYQAIRKGRAEVMYAGGHEFPLIKPLMMMYSDPASSVMSAEKDNPKAAIKPYDRNRDGFILGEGAAVLCMERMDHALARGAKIYAEVLGTFSYNEADHAMRMDLTGKKAATGLNRLLKISGLRLGDIDYFCGHGTATINNDMAESRALKVLYNGLARNKWAPLGSIKPIFGHTFGAAGIINVAATALMLEKQTLCPTINLKDVDPECDHDHITEGARKVRMRNAISMAFAIGSQSSFVSLTAPDLL from the coding sequence ATGGACAAAACGAAAGTTAATAAAAATTCGAGGGTTGTGATTACGGGGATCGGAGTCGTTCTCCCCAATACCTATTCCGTGGATACGTTTTGGAAAAATCTTTCCGAAGGGAATTCCCAAATCGATTGGATTACGAGATTTCCCACCGATGATATGCCCGTCAAAGTCGCCGCGGAGATGAACAACTTCGATTGGAAAAAATTTCTCCCCGATCTAAACGAGAAACACGCAAAAAATTATAACCGCGAAACCTTCGCGATCATGGCTGCGATGGAGGAAGCGAGAAGAGACGCAAAACTCGAAAAGGATTCGGTCGATCCATCCAAAGTCGGCTTTATCGATTCTTCTTCAAGAGCGTCTCTTGCTTGGTGGGAACACGCCTGGAAACTCTATCACGAAGAACAGAATTCCGGCGTTTTCGATCGTTATTCCGTTTTGACTTCTATGGCTTCCAATCCGACCAACCTCACCGCGATCTACGCAAACATTCAAGGATTCGTAACAACGATCACCGCGGCTTGCGTAGGAGGTCATCACGCAATCAGTCTTTGTTATCAGGCGATCCGTAAAGGAAGAGCCGAAGTGATGTATGCGGGCGGTCACGAATTCCCTCTCATCAAACCGTTGATGATGATGTATTCCGATCCGGCGAGTTCGGTCATGTCTGCGGAAAAAGACAATCCGAAGGCGGCGATCAAACCGTATGATCGCAACCGGGACGGTTTTATCTTGGGAGAAGGCGCCGCCGTTCTTTGTATGGAAAGAATGGATCACGCTCTCGCGAGAGGAGCGAAAATCTACGCGGAAGTCTTGGGAACCTTCAGTTACAACGAGGCCGATCACGCGATGAGAATGGACTTAACCGGTAAAAAAGCGGCGACCGGTTTGAATCGTCTTTTGAAAATCAGCGGACTTCGTCTCGGAGACATCGACTACTTCTGCGGACACGGAACCGCGACGATTAACAACGATATGGCGGAAAGCCGCGCTCTTAAGGTTTTATACAACGGACTCGCTCGAAACAAATGGGCGCCTCTCGGTTCGATCAAACCGATTTTCGGTCATACGTTCGGAGCGGCGGGAATCATCAACGTCGCGGCGACCGCGCTCATGCTCGAAAAACAGACCCTCTGCCCTACGATCAATCTCAAGGACGTGGACCCCGAATGCGACCACGATCATATCACCGAAGGAGCGAGAAAAGTGCGGATGCGGAACGCGATCTCGATGGCATTCGCGATCGGAAGTCAGTCTTCTTTCGTAAGCCTCACCGCTCCCGATCTTCTTTAA